Proteins encoded by one window of Cyanobacteriota bacterium:
- a CDS encoding serine--tRNA ligase, with translation MLDLKLIREAPELVQQRLNTRNGDYDLQPLLALDKQQREMEQQRSQLQARSNEIGKLVGQRIKAGSDPNGEDIQALREEGNQLKQTLSDLEPAEKLIKSKIEAMLLTFPNLPSETTPIGENETHNVEIRRWGDEFLPTSQDILPHYEIGERLGIINTERATKIAQTRFVALFGAGAALERAL, from the coding sequence GTGCTGGATTTGAAACTCATCCGAGAAGCACCAGAGCTAGTGCAGCAACGCCTAAATACCCGCAATGGCGACTATGACCTTCAACCGTTACTAGCGCTAGACAAACAACAGCGCGAAATGGAACAGCAGCGATCGCAGTTGCAAGCCCGCAGCAATGAAATTGGTAAGCTAGTGGGGCAACGCATTAAAGCTGGCAGCGACCCCAACGGTGAAGACATTCAAGCATTGCGAGAAGAGGGTAACCAACTCAAGCAAACTCTCAGTGACTTGGAACCGGCTGAAAAGCTGATAAAGTCCAAGATTGAAGCTATGCTGCTGACGTTTCCAAATCTGCCGAGCGAGACAACTCCCATTGGTGAGAACGAAACACACAATGTGGAAATACGACGGTGGGGAGATGAGTTTTTGCCAACCAGTCAAGACATTTTGCCCCATTACGAAATTGGGGAAAGGCTGGGGATCATCAATACCGAGCGAGCCACCAAGATTGCTCAGACTCGGTTTGTGGCGCTGTTTGGGGCTGGAGCAGCCTTAGAGCGGGCGTTG
- a CDS encoding cation:proton antiporter, which produces MQEDFRLIVDLVTVLTAAAIGGLVAALFRQPVLLGYLLGGIVVGPAGLGLIKELVQVETLAQLGVAFLLFALGVEFSLGELQKVRRIALGGGTLQIVLTIAITALVSLWIGWVTSAAQGVFLGAILSLSSTAVVLKSLMERHETETSHGQVMLGILIVQDLALGLMLAVLPALDQPIDQIGTALGWAVVRTGLFAAGAIAVGIWIVPPLLRFLARTESRELFLLGVVALCLSIALLTEYLGLSVEMGAFVAGLMISEVEYADQTLAYVEPIRDVCASLFFAAIGMLIDPLFLWNNLELILGLVALVLVGKFIIIAPLVTLFRYSWKTAIISGLGLAQIGEFSFVLASKGQALGLVSRRVYLLILGTTAVTLVVTPFVLRLIPQLLLWAESVPWLRHYLDSSSLPLETATELPARNHVVVCGYGRVGQTIVQLLQSHNYPVVVIDQSEQAIQKLRQAKIPYVYGNAASLPVLEKAGVDTAQGMAIVLPDSMSTRLCLKRSLELAPKLDVVVRASQNRDIELLYQLGAREVVQPEFEASLELSTHLLSGMGVPMADLQAEVQAIRSSHYLALRPDRPATEVSREVRIATQDMPNYWFNLPVESPLTGMTLAESNMRELTGVSLVAIQRTNGDELDYPTGSTVLEEGDRLLVVGEPSEFSAFAELASGRVAIPTNSASCQWITIAANSPVIGKPISALNWTDSQENGDGVKIQALRREGRFIQLPEGTVELQAGDRLLLCGSQTGLLNAQRQLSPLEAHPSTVDNNQPSVAHSLSSNSE; this is translated from the coding sequence GTGCAGGAAGATTTTCGCTTGATTGTTGATTTGGTAACGGTGCTGACGGCGGCAGCAATTGGTGGACTGGTTGCTGCTCTTTTCCGCCAGCCAGTCTTGTTGGGCTACTTACTGGGGGGCATTGTAGTTGGGCCTGCTGGGCTAGGGCTAATTAAGGAACTGGTACAGGTAGAAACATTGGCTCAGTTGGGTGTGGCATTTTTGTTGTTTGCCCTAGGAGTAGAGTTTTCCCTAGGAGAACTGCAAAAAGTACGACGGATAGCCCTTGGTGGCGGTACGTTGCAAATTGTCCTCACGATCGCCATCACTGCCTTAGTATCGCTGTGGATTGGCTGGGTTACCTCTGCGGCTCAGGGTGTGTTTCTTGGTGCTATTCTCTCCCTATCGTCTACTGCCGTTGTCCTTAAGAGCTTGATGGAGCGGCATGAAACAGAAACCTCCCATGGACAAGTGATGCTGGGGATTCTGATCGTTCAGGACTTAGCACTGGGGTTGATGCTAGCTGTACTCCCTGCTCTCGATCAGCCTATTGATCAAATTGGCACGGCTCTGGGATGGGCAGTGGTGCGCACGGGCTTGTTTGCGGCTGGGGCGATCGCCGTCGGCATCTGGATAGTCCCCCCATTGTTGCGCTTCCTTGCCCGCACCGAAAGCCGGGAGTTGTTTCTGTTGGGCGTAGTGGCATTATGTCTCAGTATTGCACTGCTGACCGAATACTTGGGACTATCGGTAGAAATGGGTGCCTTTGTGGCAGGGCTGATGATTTCTGAGGTGGAATACGCTGACCAGACCCTTGCCTACGTGGAACCAATTCGCGATGTATGTGCCAGCCTATTCTTTGCGGCGATCGGCATGTTGATTGATCCTCTGTTCCTGTGGAATAACCTCGAACTTATCCTCGGCTTGGTAGCCCTAGTCCTAGTCGGCAAGTTCATCATTATTGCTCCCCTAGTTACTCTGTTCCGCTACTCATGGAAAACAGCCATTATTAGTGGTCTAGGTCTGGCCCAAATAGGAGAATTTTCCTTTGTGTTAGCTAGCAAGGGGCAAGCCTTAGGACTAGTGTCTCGCCGAGTTTACCTACTCATTTTGGGGACGACGGCAGTCACGTTGGTGGTCACTCCATTTGTGTTGCGGTTAATCCCCCAATTGCTACTTTGGGCTGAGTCAGTGCCTTGGTTGCGGCATTATTTGGATAGTTCTAGCCTGCCTTTGGAGACTGCTACAGAGTTGCCAGCCCGTAACCATGTGGTGGTATGCGGTTATGGTCGTGTTGGCCAGACGATCGTGCAGCTACTGCAATCCCATAACTATCCTGTAGTGGTGATTGACCAATCAGAGCAAGCCATTCAAAAACTACGGCAAGCTAAGATTCCCTATGTGTATGGCAACGCGGCTAGCCTACCCGTACTAGAAAAAGCAGGGGTAGATACTGCCCAGGGCATGGCGATCGTCTTGCCAGATTCTATGAGCACACGCCTTTGCCTCAAACGCTCCTTAGAACTTGCTCCTAAACTCGATGTGGTAGTGCGTGCTAGCCAAAACCGAGATATTGAGTTGCTCTATCAATTAGGAGCACGAGAAGTTGTGCAGCCAGAATTTGAAGCTAGCCTAGAACTGTCTACGCACTTGCTAAGCGGTATGGGTGTGCCCATGGCTGACCTACAAGCCGAAGTGCAAGCAATTCGTAGCAGTCACTACTTGGCGTTACGCCCGGATCGACCCGCCACAGAAGTTTCTCGTGAAGTACGCATCGCCACTCAGGATATGCCTAACTACTGGTTTAACTTGCCAGTTGAGTCTCCATTGACAGGCATGACCTTAGCAGAGTCCAATATGCGAGAATTAACAGGCGTAAGCTTGGTGGCCATTCAGCGCACGAACGGCGACGAGCTAGACTATCCTACTGGATCCACTGTCCTCGAAGAGGGCGATCGGCTACTGGTGGTTGGCGAACCTAGTGAGTTTTCTGCTTTTGCTGAGCTTGCTAGTGGTCGGGTAGCAATCCCTACTAACAGTGCCTCATGCCAGTGGATTACTATAGCTGCTAACAGTCCAGTAATTGGCAAACCTATCTCGGCGTTGAACTGGACAGATTCCCAAGAGAATGGGGATGGAGTTAAAATTCAAGCCCTTCGACGAGAAGGACGGTTCATTCAACTGCCAGAAGGTACAGTAGAACTGCAAGCAGGCGATCGCCTCCTACTCTGTGGTAGCCAAACTGGCCTACTCAATGCTCAACGGCAGCTATCCCCATTAGAGGCGCACCCTAGCACGGTTGACAATAATCAACCATCGGTCGCGCATAGTCTTTCATCAAACTCTGAGTGA
- a CDS encoding Hpt domain-containing protein produces MTDRVDASSLGQPVTAQMLTTMGMDWERLRDLSGGLAEFELELLAMFVEDTQLHVDAAKAAIKTQNFTQLGREAHQIKGASANVGAIPMQQAAAQLEQQAKQQALDRVDELLATLQAWLMALRTYVQQTNTPT; encoded by the coding sequence ATGACTGACCGAGTAGATGCTAGTTCCCTAGGCCAACCGGTAACTGCCCAGATGCTAACGACCATGGGAATGGACTGGGAAAGACTTAGGGATCTATCAGGGGGATTAGCAGAGTTTGAGTTAGAGTTGCTGGCAATGTTTGTGGAAGATACCCAGTTGCACGTCGATGCTGCTAAGGCAGCAATTAAAACCCAAAACTTTACACAGCTAGGCCGTGAGGCGCACCAAATCAAAGGTGCTAGTGCCAATGTTGGCGCAATTCCTATGCAGCAAGCGGCTGCCCAGCTAGAGCAACAAGCTAAGCAGCAAGCCCTTGATCGGGTTGATGAACTCCTAGCAACTCTGCAAGCTTGGCTGATGGCTCTTCGCACCTACGTGCAGCAGACCAATACTCCTACCTGA
- a CDS encoding potassium channel protein, which translates to MIAGAICFTITVVVAVAGYVIAGWSFLDAVYMVIITVFGVGFGEVRPITSPALRVFTIFVIVAGSVSVVYMVGGFVQLLTEGEIKQALEVRRMIREIELLEDHVIVCGFGRMGQILCSKLKTARMPFVVLDNNPERVTEAEELGYLVYTGSATDEMALDAVGIRRARVLATVLPSDADNVFITLTAREMNANLQILARGEYPSTEKKLRLAGADHVVLPATIGAMRMSHLITHPATLDFLDRNDGGSTLNELLSQFGLRMDELEITPTSSLAGGTVSNVEVRGRGNFIVVAVRQADGNMVTSPPDNMKLNPGDTVIVLGHKGDIPQFAQSYALQRQIRYRGARVR; encoded by the coding sequence ATTATTGCTGGTGCTATCTGCTTCACGATTACCGTAGTGGTTGCTGTAGCGGGCTATGTGATTGCAGGCTGGTCATTCCTAGATGCGGTTTACATGGTCATTATCACAGTCTTTGGCGTGGGGTTTGGTGAAGTGCGTCCAATTACCTCACCAGCCCTACGTGTGTTTACGATTTTTGTAATTGTTGCAGGCAGTGTCTCTGTTGTCTACATGGTGGGGGGCTTTGTCCAATTGCTGACTGAGGGCGAAATTAAGCAAGCATTGGAGGTAAGACGGATGATCCGTGAAATTGAGTTGCTAGAAGACCATGTGATTGTCTGTGGGTTTGGACGCATGGGGCAAATTCTGTGCAGCAAGTTGAAGACAGCCCGAATGCCGTTCGTGGTTTTAGATAACAACCCTGAACGGGTGACTGAAGCTGAAGAACTAGGCTATTTGGTTTATACAGGTAGTGCTACGGATGAGATGGCTCTAGATGCCGTGGGTATTCGGCGCGCGCGGGTGTTGGCAACTGTGTTACCTAGTGATGCTGACAATGTGTTCATTACCCTTACGGCTAGGGAAATGAACGCCAATCTGCAAATTTTGGCGCGGGGAGAATATCCCTCAACGGAGAAAAAGCTGCGTTTGGCGGGTGCTGATCATGTAGTGTTGCCTGCGACGATCGGAGCGATGCGAATGTCCCACTTGATTACCCACCCGGCGACCTTAGATTTTCTCGATCGCAATGATGGTGGCAGCACCTTAAACGAACTACTATCCCAGTTTGGCTTGCGGATGGATGAGTTGGAAATTACGCCAACGTCCAGTCTGGCAGGGGGAACCGTGAGTAATGTGGAAGTGCGAGGTAGGGGTAACTTCATTGTGGTGGCTGTGCGCCAGGCGGATGGCAACATGGTGACTTCACCCCCGGACAACATGAAACTCAATCCAGGTGATACAGTAATCGTGTTGGGTCACAAGGGTGACATTCCCCAGTTTGCTCAGAGCTATGCTCTCCAGCGACAAATTCGCTATCGTGGTGCCAGGGTCAGGTAG
- the ureE gene encoding urease accessory protein UreE, whose protein sequence is MMILTKRLPADIHHKADHRLSLTADDRTRARHRFQTEDGEDVFLDLPRGTVVQHGDLLQTQAGDRTVLVIAKPEPVLTVTAPTHLALLRAAYHLGNRHVPLEVTATYLRLSPDPVLQAMLEQMGLTVAHEVQPFQPEVGAYSSSHHHSHNHTSHHHSHGSHRDRHSSHTLE, encoded by the coding sequence ATGATGATTTTAACAAAGCGACTACCTGCTGATATTCACCACAAGGCTGACCATCGGCTATCCCTCACAGCCGACGATCGTACCCGCGCCCGTCATCGGTTCCAAACGGAGGATGGTGAAGATGTGTTCTTAGACCTGCCTAGGGGGACTGTTGTGCAACATGGAGATTTACTGCAAACCCAAGCTGGCGATCGTACAGTTTTGGTGATAGCTAAGCCAGAACCTGTGCTGACAGTAACAGCTCCTACTCATCTAGCATTACTACGGGCAGCCTATCACCTAGGTAACCGTCATGTGCCCTTAGAGGTGACGGCAACCTATTTGCGCCTGTCCCCAGACCCAGTATTGCAGGCAATGCTAGAGCAGATGGGGTTAACAGTCGCGCATGAGGTTCAGCCCTTTCAACCAGAAGTTGGAGCTTACAGTTCATCCCATCACCATTCCCATAACCATACTAGCCATCATCATTCTCATGGCAGTCATCGCGATCGTCATTCTAGTCACACGCTCGAATGA
- a CDS encoding photosystem II S4 domain protein — MLARQDLLKGIENRDTIVRILDYVDQAIKTWEVVVSDFLSPLELVEAQSVFKRLTDVHLLAWGGYPQAERQRVAIARSELLLDPSQVMVTALEISGNFLFDAATHRDFLGALLGTGIVREKVGDILVQGERGAQAIVVPELVEFLAMNLTQVRSVPVNVRPIPLDELKIREPKTKAITTVEASLRLDAVASAGFGISRSKMVDLITAGDVRVNWKDVTEAKYQIKPGDLIAIRGKGRVEVGEIMLTKKERYRIEMVRYV, encoded by the coding sequence ATGCTGGCTCGACAAGATCTCCTGAAGGGCATTGAAAACCGGGACACGATCGTCCGTATTTTGGACTACGTTGATCAGGCAATTAAAACTTGGGAGGTAGTCGTATCGGACTTTTTGTCACCCCTAGAACTGGTGGAGGCGCAGTCTGTGTTTAAGCGATTGACCGATGTGCACCTGCTAGCCTGGGGTGGCTATCCCCAAGCAGAGCGACAGCGGGTAGCAATTGCTCGCTCAGAGCTACTGCTAGACCCATCGCAAGTGATGGTTACTGCTTTGGAAATCAGTGGTAACTTTTTGTTTGATGCAGCCACCCATCGAGACTTCTTAGGAGCCTTACTGGGCACAGGCATCGTGCGGGAGAAAGTAGGCGATATCCTGGTGCAAGGAGAGCGTGGTGCCCAAGCGATCGTAGTACCTGAATTAGTAGAGTTTCTCGCTATGAACTTGACCCAGGTGCGATCGGTTCCTGTAAACGTCCGCCCCATACCCCTAGATGAGCTAAAAATTCGTGAACCGAAAACAAAGGCAATCACAACCGTAGAGGCATCCTTACGGCTAGATGCAGTAGCGTCAGCAGGCTTTGGCATTTCTCGCAGCAAAATGGTAGATTTAATCACCGCTGGTGATGTGCGGGTGAATTGGAAAGACGTTACCGAAGCCAAATATCAGATAAAACCCGGTGATTTGATTGCCATCCGAGGTAAGGGCCGCGTTGAGGTAGGCGAGATTATGCTTACCAAGAAGGAACGCTATCGGATAGAGATGGTTCGCTATGTTTGA
- the cysE gene encoding serine O-acetyltransferase encodes MFSTLIADFRIIFERDPAARNWLEVLFCYPGLQALVMHRIAHWLYRLGLPFVPRLISHVARFITGIEIHPGATIGTGVFIDHGMGVVIGETAVVGDYSLIYQGVTLGGTGKESGKRHPTLGENVVVGAGAKVLGNILIGNNVRIGAGSVVLRDVPSDCTVVGVPGRIVFRSGVRVDPLEHGRLPDSEAQAIRALVDRIEALEQQVQALQAQPQSVPVTTINQLERLMTAPCSLVADNTVGSASDRPPNSCRLRDRAIEEFLDGSGI; translated from the coding sequence GTGTTTTCAACTCTCATCGCTGACTTCCGCATTATTTTTGAGCGTGATCCGGCTGCCCGCAATTGGTTAGAGGTGTTATTTTGCTATCCGGGCTTGCAAGCACTTGTCATGCATCGAATTGCTCACTGGTTATATCGCTTGGGCTTGCCCTTTGTGCCTCGACTAATTTCCCATGTGGCTCGCTTTATTACGGGAATTGAGATTCACCCTGGGGCGACGATCGGCACTGGAGTATTCATCGACCACGGTATGGGGGTTGTGATTGGTGAAACTGCCGTTGTGGGAGATTATAGCCTGATTTACCAGGGCGTAACCCTAGGCGGTACGGGCAAAGAGAGTGGTAAACGTCACCCTACCCTAGGAGAAAACGTAGTGGTTGGTGCTGGAGCCAAGGTTTTGGGTAATATTCTCATTGGTAATAACGTCCGCATTGGTGCTGGCTCTGTAGTGCTGCGAGATGTACCCTCAGATTGCACAGTGGTTGGTGTTCCAGGTCGGATTGTCTTTCGCTCTGGTGTGCGAGTTGACCCTCTGGAGCACGGACGTTTGCCCGACTCCGAGGCTCAGGCTATCCGTGCCCTTGTGGATCGCATTGAGGCGCTAGAGCAGCAGGTACAAGCGTTACAAGCGCAGCCGCAATCTGTGCCTGTGACTACGATCAACCAACTAGAGCGCCTAATGACAGCACCCTGTTCATTGGTAGCTGACAACACAGTGGGTTCAGCCAGTGATCGCCCCCCCAATAGCTGCCGACTGCGCGATCGTGCCATTGAAGAGTTTCTCGATGGCAGCGGCATCTAA
- the serS gene encoding serine--tRNA ligase, with translation IQAGYTEVLPPFLINSASLTATGQLPKFSEESFKCDQDDLWLTPTAEVPVTNLYRDEILTADQLPIYHCAYTPCFRREAGSYGRDTRGLIRLHQFNKVELVKFVHPDTSEEEHQRLVRDAEAILEALKLPYRTVELCTGDLGFGAAKCYDLEVWLPSAGTYREISSCSNFMDFQARRANIRFKEPGQKGTRLVHTLNGSGLAVGRTMAAILENYQRPDGTVRIPDVLQPYLGRDTL, from the coding sequence AAATTCAAGCGGGCTATACCGAGGTTTTGCCCCCATTCCTGATCAATAGTGCCTCTCTGACAGCCACAGGGCAACTGCCTAAATTTTCTGAGGAAAGCTTCAAATGCGATCAAGATGACCTATGGCTGACTCCAACAGCGGAAGTACCTGTAACTAATTTGTATCGAGACGAAATTCTGACGGCTGACCAGTTACCTATCTATCATTGCGCCTACACGCCTTGTTTTCGGCGAGAAGCAGGTAGCTACGGGCGAGACACAAGGGGGCTGATTCGTCTGCACCAGTTTAATAAGGTAGAACTGGTCAAGTTCGTGCACCCAGACACTTCTGAAGAGGAGCATCAGCGTCTAGTACGGGATGCTGAAGCTATTCTAGAAGCGTTGAAGTTGCCTTATCGCACGGTTGAACTCTGCACAGGGGACTTAGGCTTCGGTGCTGCCAAATGTTACGACCTAGAGGTCTGGTTACCCTCAGCCGGAACGTATCGAGAAATTTCCAGTTGCTCCAACTTTATGGACTTTCAGGCGCGCCGAGCCAATATTCGCTTCAAGGAGCCAGGGCAAAAGGGCACGCGCTTGGTTCACACCCTGAATGGCTCTGGCTTGGCTGTGGGCCGCACAATGGCAGCTATTTTAGAAAACTACCAGCGACCCGATGGTACAGTCCGCATTCCAGACGTGCTGCAACCTTACCTGGGTCGGGATACCTTGTAA
- a CDS encoding glutamyl-tRNA reductase — protein sequence MNIAVVGLSHKTAPVEVREKLSIPEHQLGQAIAHLCSYPHVMEVAVLSTCNRLEIYCVVTETELGVREVTQFLAEHSKLPTQVLRPHLFVLLHQDAVMHVMRVASGLDSLVLGEGQILSQVKEAHKHGQKCNGVGRILNELFKCAIAAGKRVRTETGIGTGAVSISSAAVELAQQQVASLPAESLEFCRIAIIGAGKMSRLLVQHLLAKGAQWITILNRSIERANDLVTQFSGEHSHVSLRALPLTDMMTVVAESDLVFTSTAATEPILCRANLEPVLTRPLMLVDISVPRNVAGDVKDIAQVRAFDVDDLKAVVAQNQESRRQMAMAAEALLEEELTLFDAWWQSLETVPTINRLREKIETIRCQELEKALSRLGPEFGGKNQAVIEGLTKGIINKILHDPMVQLRAQRDIEARRRAMQALQTLFNLDLDSTEQYSQ from the coding sequence ATGAATATTGCTGTTGTTGGTCTGAGCCATAAAACGGCTCCTGTGGAAGTCCGAGAAAAGTTAAGTATCCCTGAACATCAACTAGGGCAAGCGATCGCTCATCTCTGTAGCTATCCCCATGTGATGGAGGTAGCTGTACTAAGCACGTGCAATCGCCTAGAAATTTACTGCGTCGTGACTGAGACAGAGCTAGGCGTGCGCGAAGTTACTCAATTCTTAGCAGAACACAGCAAACTGCCTACCCAAGTTTTACGGCCTCACCTGTTCGTGTTGTTGCATCAAGATGCTGTTATGCACGTCATGCGAGTTGCCTCAGGGCTAGATAGCCTGGTACTGGGCGAGGGACAAATTCTTTCTCAGGTGAAAGAAGCTCACAAGCATGGCCAGAAATGCAATGGGGTTGGTCGGATATTAAACGAACTGTTCAAGTGTGCGATCGCAGCAGGCAAGCGTGTTCGCACTGAAACTGGCATTGGTACGGGCGCAGTTTCTATTAGCTCTGCTGCGGTCGAGCTAGCTCAACAGCAAGTGGCCTCCTTGCCAGCAGAGTCTTTGGAATTTTGCCGTATTGCTATCATCGGTGCCGGTAAAATGTCCCGACTGTTAGTCCAGCATCTCTTAGCCAAGGGAGCGCAATGGATCACGATCCTCAATCGCTCTATAGAACGGGCAAACGATTTAGTGACTCAGTTCAGTGGTGAACATAGCCATGTTTCCCTACGAGCCTTGCCCCTGACGGATATGATGACCGTAGTGGCAGAGTCTGACTTGGTATTTACCAGCACTGCTGCTACGGAACCAATTTTATGTCGAGCCAACCTAGAACCAGTCTTAACTCGCCCCTTAATGCTGGTGGATATTTCCGTTCCCCGCAATGTGGCTGGCGATGTAAAGGATATTGCACAAGTGCGAGCCTTTGATGTAGACGATCTCAAGGCTGTGGTGGCTCAAAATCAGGAAAGTCGCCGCCAGATGGCTATGGCCGCAGAAGCATTGTTGGAAGAGGAGCTTACCCTCTTTGATGCATGGTGGCAGTCCTTAGAAACTGTACCGACGATTAATCGACTGCGTGAGAAGATTGAAACAATTCGCTGCCAAGAGCTAGAAAAGGCTCTATCTCGTCTTGGCCCAGAGTTTGGTGGCAAGAACCAAGCCGTGATTGAAGGTCTCACTAAGGGAATTATCAATAAAATTCTCCATGACCCCATGGTGCAATTGCGGGCACAACGAGATATCGAGGCGCGACGACGGGCGATGCAAGCCTTACAGACGCTGTTTAACCTTGACCTTGACTCTACGGAGCAATACAGCCAATGA
- the tsf gene encoding translation elongation factor Ts, with amino-acid sequence MAEISAKLVKQLRDETNAGMMDCKKALAESGGDVAKAKEWLRKKGLAKADKVGGRVAMEGQIGSYIHTGGRVGVLVEVNCETDFVARNEEFMALVKNVAMQIAACPNVEYVKVDDIPEDVVAKEKEIEMGRDDLAGKPANVKEKIVQGRIEKRLKEMCLLDQPYVRDQNITVDDLVKSTIAKLGENIQVRRFVRFVLGEGVEQPPENTAE; translated from the coding sequence ATGGCTGAAATATCGGCAAAATTGGTCAAACAACTGCGCGACGAGACCAACGCTGGCATGATGGATTGCAAAAAGGCGCTAGCAGAGTCTGGTGGCGATGTCGCAAAGGCAAAAGAATGGCTACGTAAGAAGGGGCTAGCCAAAGCTGACAAAGTAGGTGGACGAGTTGCCATGGAAGGTCAGATTGGCAGCTATATCCATACAGGTGGTCGGGTTGGGGTTTTGGTAGAAGTCAACTGTGAAACTGACTTTGTAGCCCGCAATGAGGAGTTTATGGCACTGGTGAAAAACGTTGCCATGCAAATTGCTGCTTGCCCTAATGTTGAGTACGTCAAGGTAGATGACATCCCTGAAGATGTTGTGGCTAAGGAAAAGGAAATCGAAATGGGGCGAGATGATTTAGCAGGCAAACCCGCTAACGTCAAGGAGAAAATTGTCCAGGGCCGAATTGAGAAACGCTTGAAGGAAATGTGCCTGTTAGATCAACCCTATGTTCGGGATCAGAATATTACGGTTGATGACTTGGTGAAGAGCACGATCGCTAAGCTGGGGGAAAACATTCAAGTGCGCCGCTTCGTCCGGTTTGTTTTAGGTGAAGGGGTTGAGCAACCTCCAGAAAACACTGCTGAGTAG